From the genome of Naumannella halotolerans, one region includes:
- the frr gene encoding ribosome recycling factor, with the protein MSDTISEADAKMAASVAHTKEEFAGIRTGRAHPAMFNKITAVYYGAPTPLQQLATVQVADARMVLITPFDQNAINGIEKAIRDSDLGVNPATDGNQIRVSLPELTEERRKEYTKLAKSKAEEGRVAVRNSRRQAKDALDKLVKDKEVGEDEVSRAEKDLDARTKKYTEQIDELLKNKETELLEV; encoded by the coding sequence ATTTCGGACACCATCAGCGAGGCTGATGCCAAGATGGCCGCCTCCGTGGCCCACACCAAGGAGGAGTTCGCCGGTATCCGTACCGGTCGTGCCCACCCGGCGATGTTCAACAAGATCACCGCGGTCTACTACGGCGCTCCGACCCCGCTGCAGCAGCTGGCGACGGTGCAGGTCGCCGACGCCCGGATGGTCCTGATCACCCCGTTCGACCAGAACGCGATCAACGGGATCGAGAAGGCGATCCGGGACTCCGATCTCGGTGTGAACCCGGCGACCGACGGCAACCAGATTCGGGTCTCGCTGCCCGAGCTGACCGAGGAGCGTCGCAAGGAGTACACCAAGCTGGCCAAGAGCAAGGCCGAGGAGGGACGGGTCGCGGTCCGCAACTCCCGTCGACAGGCCAAGGACGCGCTGGACAAGTTGGTGAAGGACAAGGAGGTCGGGGAGGACGAGGTCTCTCGTGCCGAGAAGGACCTCGACGCCCGGACCAAGAAGTACACCGAGCAGATCGACGAGCTGCTGAAGAACAAGGAAACGGAGCTGCTGGAGGTCTGA
- a CDS encoding phosphatidate cytidylyltransferase, whose protein sequence is MAAADDASNKPTTPGSTPGVARDHGRAGRNLPAAIAVGVGLFLLLVITLGWFNLGFVIIMAAALALGSIEVSQAMHKIGIRTAIIPIVIGTVAIIIGSYVAHVEERVNSNLWMLGILGMTVLISLVWRMPGGSEGYIRDASGSMLIIGWIPFLGAFASMMLAGDQGPVRVITFLVVIVLSDTGGYAVGVLFGKHPMAPRISPKKSWEGFAGSLFFGTAGAVFMMVIFFEEAWWTGLVLGVGLVLAGACGDLVESLVKRDIGIKDMSSFLPGHGGVMDRLDSLLLAAPVGWLVLLIFVPGG, encoded by the coding sequence ATGGCCGCCGCAGACGACGCCTCGAACAAGCCGACCACCCCGGGCAGCACGCCCGGGGTGGCACGTGATCATGGCCGTGCGGGGAGGAACCTGCCGGCCGCGATCGCGGTGGGTGTCGGCCTGTTCCTGCTGCTGGTGATCACTTTGGGATGGTTCAACCTCGGGTTCGTGATCATCATGGCCGCTGCGCTGGCCCTCGGCTCGATCGAGGTCAGCCAGGCGATGCACAAGATCGGGATCCGGACCGCGATCATCCCGATCGTGATCGGCACGGTGGCGATCATCATCGGCTCCTATGTGGCCCACGTGGAGGAACGGGTCAACTCGAACCTGTGGATGCTCGGGATCCTCGGGATGACGGTGTTGATCAGCCTGGTCTGGCGGATGCCGGGCGGCTCCGAAGGCTACATCCGCGATGCCTCCGGCAGTATGCTGATCATCGGTTGGATCCCGTTTCTGGGCGCATTCGCCTCGATGATGTTGGCCGGCGACCAAGGGCCTGTCCGGGTGATCACCTTTCTGGTGGTGATCGTGTTGTCCGACACCGGCGGTTACGCCGTCGGGGTGCTCTTCGGCAAACACCCGATGGCGCCGCGGATCAGCCCCAAGAAGTCCTGGGAAGGGTTCGCCGGATCGCTGTTCTTCGGCACCGCCGGTGCGGTGTTCATGATGGTGATCTTCTTCGAGGAGGCCTGGTGGACCGGTCTCGTACTGGGCGTCGGGTTGGTCTTGGCCGGTGCCTGTGGTGACCTGGTCGAGTCCCTGGTCAAACGTGACATCGGGATCAAGGACATGAGTTCGTTCCTTCCCGGGCACGGGGGAGTGATGGACCGTCTGGACTCGCTGCTGCTGGCCGCACCGGTCGGCTGGCTGGTCCTGCTGATCTTCGTCCCGGGAGGGTGA
- the rlmN gene encoding 23S rRNA (adenine(2503)-C(2))-methyltransferase RlmN, which produces MNSEETAPDRRQLPLVFDAPKRGKPPKHWADLSVDDRVQAVQTMGMPKFRAQQLSRHYFEHLNNDPQEWTDLPGALRDELAEQLFPRLLDPVRRLSTDKGMTQKTLWRLHDGALVESVLMRYPKRTTMCVSSQAGCGMACPFCATGKGGLQRNMSAAEIVEQVVDGARALRAGEIPGGAGRVNNIVFMGMGEPLANYKAVVDAVRTIVTPEPNGLGISARGVTVSTVGLVPAIRKLTEEGLPVTLALSLHAPDDELRDTLVPVNNRWNVAEAVDAAYEYSQVTKRRVSIEYALMRDINDQAHRADLLADVLRRKGSGARGYGWVHVNLIPLNEVPGSEFTRSRTEDMAEFVRRLESRGLAATMRDTRGDEIDAACGQLAATES; this is translated from the coding sequence GTGAATTCCGAGGAAACCGCACCGGACCGGCGGCAGCTGCCGCTGGTCTTCGACGCGCCCAAGCGGGGCAAACCGCCGAAACACTGGGCCGACCTGTCCGTGGACGACCGGGTGCAGGCGGTGCAGACCATGGGTATGCCGAAGTTCCGCGCCCAGCAGTTGTCCCGGCACTACTTCGAGCATCTGAACAACGACCCGCAGGAATGGACCGACCTGCCGGGGGCACTGCGTGACGAACTGGCCGAACAGCTGTTCCCGCGGTTGCTGGATCCGGTTCGCCGACTCAGCACCGACAAGGGGATGACCCAGAAGACGCTGTGGCGACTGCACGACGGGGCATTGGTCGAGAGTGTGCTGATGCGCTATCCGAAGCGGACCACCATGTGCGTCTCCTCCCAGGCCGGGTGCGGTATGGCGTGCCCGTTCTGCGCCACGGGCAAGGGCGGGCTGCAGCGCAATATGTCGGCCGCCGAGATCGTGGAGCAGGTGGTCGACGGCGCCCGGGCGCTGCGTGCCGGGGAGATCCCGGGAGGTGCCGGCCGGGTGAACAACATCGTCTTCATGGGCATGGGCGAACCTCTGGCCAACTACAAGGCCGTCGTGGATGCGGTGCGTACCATCGTCACCCCCGAACCCAACGGCCTCGGGATCAGCGCCCGCGGTGTCACGGTCTCCACCGTCGGCCTCGTGCCGGCGATCCGGAAACTGACCGAGGAGGGGCTTCCGGTCACCCTGGCCCTTTCCCTGCACGCACCCGATGACGAACTGCGCGACACCCTCGTACCGGTGAACAACCGGTGGAACGTCGCCGAGGCGGTGGATGCCGCCTACGAGTACTCCCAGGTCACCAAGCGCCGGGTCTCGATCGAGTACGCGTTGATGCGCGACATCAACGACCAGGCACACCGGGCCGATCTGCTGGCCGACGTCCTGCGACGCAAGGGCTCGGGTGCGCGGGGGTACGGCTGGGTGCATGTGAACCTGATCCCGCTGAACGAGGTGCCCGGTTCGGAATTCACCCGGTCCCGCACCGAGGACATGGCCGAGTTCGTCCGCCGACTGGAGTCCCGAGGCCTGGCGGCCACGATGCGCGACACCCGGGGTGACGAGATCGACGCCGCCTGCGGACAGTTGGCAGCCACCGAGAGCTGA
- a CDS encoding AEC family transporter, with translation MAGVLSGFFVIAAVIATGWLLAHLKILDAKGQVVLSRVTFHVATPALTIVLIGGSDVRQLFSSNLIASVTGVVITAVLSIIASIFLFRRKAQDTVIGAFCSSYVNAGNLGIPIATYVIGDPAVLAPMLLTQILILQPGGLAVLDVLDARGSRAMTRGMLIRMAILRPVRNPITIGAIIGLILALTGWELPELIAGPIDLIAGMAIPCMLIGYGISLRTGPLPGRGGAGRQIALIAVLKLLVQPVIVCLVATLGLGLTGLDLLAVVIIAALPTAQNVFVFAVRYNAGLLLARDSVFVTTVLSVPVILVITGLLA, from the coding sequence GTGGCGGGAGTGCTGTCGGGCTTCTTCGTGATCGCTGCGGTGATCGCGACCGGCTGGCTGTTGGCCCACCTGAAGATCCTGGATGCCAAGGGGCAGGTGGTGCTCTCCCGGGTCACCTTTCATGTGGCCACACCGGCGCTAACCATCGTGCTGATCGGTGGTTCCGATGTCCGCCAGTTGTTCTCCTCCAATCTGATCGCCTCGGTCACCGGGGTGGTGATCACCGCCGTCTTGTCGATCATCGCTTCGATCTTCCTCTTCCGGCGCAAGGCCCAGGACACCGTGATCGGCGCCTTCTGCTCCTCCTACGTCAATGCCGGCAACCTCGGCATCCCGATCGCCACCTACGTGATCGGCGATCCAGCGGTGCTGGCACCGATGCTGCTGACGCAGATCCTGATCCTGCAGCCCGGTGGCCTGGCCGTACTCGATGTCCTCGATGCCCGGGGATCACGGGCGATGACGCGCGGCATGTTGATCCGAATGGCCATCCTGCGACCTGTCCGCAATCCGATCACCATCGGTGCGATCATCGGGCTGATCCTCGCGCTCACCGGCTGGGAACTGCCGGAGCTGATCGCCGGGCCGATCGACCTGATCGCCGGGATGGCCATCCCCTGCATGCTGATCGGGTACGGGATCTCGCTACGTACCGGACCATTGCCCGGACGTGGGGGAGCGGGGCGGCAGATTGCCCTGATCGCGGTACTGAAGCTGCTGGTGCAACCGGTGATCGTCTGCCTGGTGGCAACCCTCGGTCTGGGACTGACCGGTCTGGACCTGCTCGCGGTGGTGATCATCGCCGCCCTGCCGACGGCGCAGAACGTGTTCGTCTTCGCCGTCCGCTACAACGCCGGGTTGCTGCTCGCCAGGGACTCGGTCTTCGTCACCACGGTGCTGTCCGTGCCGGTGATCCTGGTGATCACCGGGCTGCTGGCCTGA
- a CDS encoding PrsW family glutamic-type intramembrane protease, with product MTHPAAQRPRVPAKRQMMVVPILIIVLGALVTGLVSVVSLASGVVGIFAIVVSAGASILCILLYRWLDRWEPEPPHLVIAAFLWGGGVSIVLVLLLTVLTPSLAGTDFTAGVLQAPFTEELAKGLFLVLLVATRRGRGELNSLTDLLVYAGFIGTGFSFVEDMLYIASQPSLGEGVGLALFRIGFGVLGHSLYTSMVAIGIWLAIQAKSRVVEILAPIGGFAAAMVLHGIHNAAPSFGLVAYFAMQLLIMLPILIGLALLLRWSRRREQQALLSQVPRMVGHGWLSPQEAGWIVRKDWRRTMPNDPAMKRDLRALRDSVTELAFLRDRLDRGITGTDLHRQHNELVSLITARLAPVAPYLSRGGPWQPLPARAVPPGSPLQHYGPQSLPPQLQHPGSGAPQPPRGQNPPGPGRSGPQGPGRQVG from the coding sequence ATGACCCACCCCGCCGCACAGCGGCCCCGTGTCCCGGCGAAGCGGCAGATGATGGTCGTGCCGATCCTGATCATCGTCCTCGGCGCGCTGGTCACCGGTCTCGTCTCCGTCGTTTCCCTGGCCAGCGGTGTCGTCGGAATCTTCGCGATCGTCGTCAGCGCCGGCGCCTCGATCCTCTGCATCCTGCTGTATCGCTGGCTCGACCGTTGGGAGCCGGAGCCACCCCACCTGGTGATCGCGGCATTCCTCTGGGGTGGCGGTGTGTCCATCGTCCTGGTCCTGCTGCTGACTGTGTTGACGCCCTCCCTGGCGGGCACCGATTTCACCGCCGGGGTGCTGCAGGCACCGTTCACCGAGGAACTGGCCAAGGGACTGTTCCTGGTGCTGCTGGTCGCGACCCGGCGTGGCCGGGGTGAGCTGAACTCGCTCACCGACCTGTTGGTCTACGCCGGATTCATCGGTACCGGATTCAGCTTCGTCGAGGACATGCTCTACATCGCCAGCCAGCCGAGTCTTGGCGAAGGCGTCGGGCTGGCACTGTTCCGGATCGGTTTCGGCGTCCTCGGCCACAGCCTCTACACCTCGATGGTCGCGATCGGCATCTGGTTGGCAATCCAGGCGAAATCACGCGTCGTGGAGATCCTGGCGCCGATCGGCGGGTTCGCCGCGGCCATGGTGCTGCACGGGATCCACAATGCGGCTCCCTCCTTCGGTCTGGTCGCCTACTTCGCGATGCAGTTGCTGATCATGCTGCCGATCCTGATCGGGCTCGCCCTGTTGCTGCGCTGGTCCCGGCGGCGCGAACAGCAGGCACTGCTGAGCCAGGTACCGCGGATGGTCGGCCACGGTTGGCTGAGCCCGCAGGAAGCGGGGTGGATCGTCCGCAAGGACTGGCGGCGCACCATGCCGAACGATCCGGCGATGAAGCGGGATCTCCGCGCTCTGCGGGACAGTGTGACCGAACTGGCATTCCTCCGGGACCGCCTCGACCGTGGTATCACCGGCACCGACCTGCACCGACAGCACAACGAGCTGGTCTCGCTGATCACCGCCCGACTCGCCCCGGTGGCCCCGTACCTGTCCCGGGGTGGTCCGTGGCAGCCACTGCCGGCACGCGCCGTCCCGCCCGGTAGCCCGCTGCAGCACTACGGTCCGCAGTCGCTGCCACCGCAGCTCCAGCATCCCGGGTCGGGTGCGCCGCAACCGCCGCGGGGTCAGAACCCGCCGGGCCCAGGTCGGTCCGGCCCGCAGGGCCCCGGTCGTCAGGTGGGCTGA